One window of the Triticum dicoccoides isolate Atlit2015 ecotype Zavitan chromosome 3B, WEW_v2.0, whole genome shotgun sequence genome contains the following:
- the LOC119275708 gene encoding purple acid phosphatase 15-like, translating to MWMWRGSMPLLLLAAAAAVAEPASTLEGPSRPVTVPLREDRGHAVDLPDTDPRVQRRVTGWAPEQIAVALSAAPTSAWVSWITGDFQMGGAVKPLDPGTVGSVVRYGLAADSLVREATGDALVYSQLYPFEGLQNYTSGIIHHVRLQGLEPGTKYYYQCGDPSIPGAMSAVHAFRTMPAVGPRSYPGRIAVVGDLGLTYNTTSTVEHMASNQPDLVLLLGDVSYANLYLTNGTGTDCYSCSFAKSTPIHETYQPRWDYWGRYMEPVTSSTPMMVVEGNHEIEQQIGNKTFAAYSARFAFPSMESESFSPFYYSFDAGGIHFIMLAAYADYSKSGEQYRWLEKDLAKVDRSVTPWLVAGWHAPWYSTYKAHYREAECMRVAMEELLYSYGLDIVFTGHVHAYERSNRVFNYTLDPCGAVHISVGDGGNREKMATTHADDPGRCPEPMSTPDAFMGGFCAFNFTSGPAAGSFCWDRQPDYSAYRESSFGHGILEVKNETHALWKWHRNQDLYQGAVGDEIYIVREPERCLLKSSIAAYF from the exons ATGTGGATGTGGAGGGGGTCGATGCCGCTGCTTCTgctcgccgcggcggcggcggtggctgagcCGGCGTCGACGCTGGAGGGCCCGTCTCGGCCGGTGACGGTGCCGCTGCGGGAAGACAGGGGCCACGCGGTGGACCTGCCGGACACGGACCCCCGGGTGCAGCGCCGGGTCACAGGCTGGGCTCCCGAGCAGATCGCCGTCGCGCTCTCCGCCGCTCCCACCTCCGCCTGGGTCTCCTGGATCACAG GGGATTTCCAGATGGGCGGCGCCGTCAAGCCGCTGGATCCCGGCACGGTCGGCAGCGTCGTGCGCTACGGCCTCGCCGCCGATTCTTTGGTCCGCGAGGCCACCGGCGACGCGCTCGTGTACAGCCAGCTCTACCCCTTCGAGGGCCTCCAGAACTACACCTCCGGCATCATCCACCACGTCCGCCTCCAAG GGCTTGAGCCTGGGACGAAGTACTACTACCAGTGCGGCGACCCATCCATCCCGGGGGCGATGAGCGCCGTCCACGCGTTccggacgatgccggccgtcgggccgcGGAGCTACCCGGGGAGGATCGCCGTGGTCGGGGACCTCGGGCTCACGTACAACACCACCTCGACCGTGGAGCACATGGCGAGCAACCAGCCCGACCTGGTCCTCCTCCTCGGCGACGTGAGCTACGCCAACCTGTACCTGACCAACGGCACCGGAACGGACTGCTACTCCTGCTCGTTCGCCAAGTCCACGCCCATCCACGAGACGTACCAGCCGCGCTGGGATTACTGGGGGAGGTACATGGAGCCCGTGACGTCGAGCACGCCGATGATGGTGGTCGAAGGGAACCATGAGATCGAGCAGCAGATCGGCAACAAGACCTTCGCGGCCTACAGCGCGCGGTTCGCGTTCCCGTCGATGGAGAGCGAGTCCTTCTCCCCCTTCTACTACTCGTTCGACGCTGGCGGCATCCATTTCATCATGCTCGCTGCCTACGCTGACTACAGCAAATCAG GGGAGCAGTACAGATGGCTGGAGAAGGACCTGGCAAAGGTGGACAGATCGGTGACCCCGTGGCTGGTCGCCGGGTGGCACGCGCCATGGTACAGCACCTACAAGGCTCACTACAGGGAGGCAGAGTGCATGAGGGTGGCCATGGAGGAGCTGCTCTACTCCTACGGCCTCGACATCGTCTTCACCGGCCAT GTGCACGCGTACGAGCGCTCCAACCGGGTGTTCAACTACACGCTGGACCCGTGCGGCGCCGTGCACATCTCGGTAGGCGACGGCGGGAACCGCGAGAAGATGGCCACCACCCACGCCGACGACCCAGGGCGCTGCCCGGAGCCAATGTCCACGCCTGACGCCTTCATGGGCGGCTTCTGCGCCTTCAACTTCACGTCCGGCCCGGCCGCCGGCAGCTTCTGCTGGGACCGGCAGCCGGACTACAGCGCCTACCGGGAGAGCAGCTTCGGCCACGGCATTCTCGAG GTGAAGAATGAGACGCACGCTCTGTGGAAATGGCACAGGAACCAGGATCTGTATCAAGGTGCTGTCGGAGATGAGATTTATATCGTCCGGGAGCCGGAAAGATGCCTGCTCAAATCGAGCATAGCGGCATACTTTTGA